A section of the Gallus gallus isolate bGalGal1 chromosome 4, bGalGal1.mat.broiler.GRCg7b, whole genome shotgun sequence genome encodes:
- the CRACD gene encoding uncharacterized protein LOC422745, with protein sequence MGSRAFSHDSIFIPDGRTESEQAIQAMSQENVLGKVKTLQQQLAKNIKFGQPPQMTISGRTMGEANASVEEDAFLGSLMEIDSQQDTVLSESGNKSADTPDLLRPMNLPGTGQMEEKVTPVKSSRPKRQFSCSGTIETINLDAVPQAVARLDNSAAKHKLSVKPKKQRMSRKHKRLTKGSQSLTITEFEPEDLETELFVDRYPGYNGHVTADKLIQNRDEPKQLQLAEEKRIEDHWGILEAEKIRQIVEMEEQRELEEQRCQELEEQMQKEQERRDSEKESSQYLLKGEISLKIEVQICQEEERRLLEAEKKQELENQTCQELEEQRQRELEEQQGPELEQQKSEEQDEQQRQELEEQKHQEWEKQEREKLEEQKHWVWDEQQRQELEEQKRQEHRQELQQHWEQEEQQRQELEEQKCQEQEQQRQKLEERKHWELEKQKRQELEEQKHQEWEEQKHKELEEQQRNELEEQERLELEELRQHETEKWCQEEEERNQLEEQKELVEQNKEEKQRQELEEEELPEAEIKLKQEKEVEGPSQQKKDEEEMQHLKEREKTEEDQPQQLPEKKQKQEEPRKHKLTKQMHLESTDIVQQDELKQQKEQEWNKLEEQKIDTEGQNLHRKQQEKSLEQQNDKNELWSGGADRNPANDKLQERPRPQKIKQPEKGNKTTEEILSQKLKREVDAQEQQRIGEELRWQEVDERQTASRPFTFQVSSGDKQIIFQKVNLSPVMPAKGAGLSSPSVKDSRMHASSKGSHTLPSSVCVPHTAILVTGAQLCGTAVNLNQIKDTACKSLLGLTEEKKNVDIPSPEKAQKKSPGPKPSSSKMKYTQEALDQATLAEWASIRSRILKNKENGKYNEKDRVNVCRHSDDWTPRGRGSPHGNLRKTLSANAKFSITPAWQKFSEASKTNSGTENISAAKGNEKVAVGRNIGLSTDANEDAVSTFKDNLSEMAKEKIETHSEITDNTEGCKFAKDLPSFLVPSFPRSPGKELPQPELPGALENQQSNSTKKPDKPAPNGEENVSPFGIKLRRTNYSLRFHYDQQVEQRKKKRYSAGDSFDGVPDPLLTTEGEKESAVFAPQESTSPGTGRANVHGSLKDSKDSSVIVLEISQPVGAPLPPPSQSALPPREKQACKSLFPQKPALAPKPASQTPPSSPLSKMNRSHLADTLGQRFVKAESDGGWRKDDRAVPPVALNESKNEEEEIREKKSFFPSLSIPWREKNDKKPEPLKKEKPVLQSRHSLDGSKLMEKVETSQPLWITLALQKQKGFREQQATREERRQAREAKQAEKLAKENAAVSNQSDNKSSSSSKTSALQKPTPQEGEKKIETAVSRLERREQLKKSNTLPTSVTVEISDSVPPPPLAKEVAKRFSTPDANPVSTEPAWLALAKRKAKAWSDCPQIIK encoded by the exons caacAGTTGGCCAAGAATATAAAATTTGGGCAGCCTCCGCAAATGACAATTTCTGGGAGGACAATGGGGGAGGCAAATGCTAGTGTAGAAGAGGATGCATTTCTTGGTAGCCTCATGGAGATTGACTCTCAACAGGACACGGTGCTCTCAGAGAGTGGTAATAAA TCAGCTGACACTCCAGATCTGTTGAGACCAATGAATTTGCCTGGAACAGGACAGATGGAAGAAAAG GTAACTCCAGTCAAGTCATCTCGGCCAAAAAGACAATTTTCCTGTTCCGGCACAATTGAAACAATCAATCTGGATGCAGTTCCCCAGGCTGTTGCTCGTCTAGACAACAGTGCAGCTAAACACAAGCTGTCCGTAAAGCCAAAAAAGCAGAGGATGTCCAGAAAGCACAAGAGATTAACAAAG GGATCACAAAGCTTAACGATAACAGAATTTGAGCCAGAGGATCTAGAGACTGAGCTGTTTGTAGACAGATACCCAGGTTATAATGGACACGTCACTGCAGACAAGCTAATCCAGAACAGAGATGagccaaagcagctgcagctggcagaggagaaaagaattGAAGATCACTGGGGGATCCTTGAAGCCGAAAAGATAAGGCAGATTGTAGAAATGGAAGAACAAAGAGAACTGGAAGAACAAAGGTGCcaagagctggaggagcagatgCAAAAAGAGCAAGAGAGAAGGGACAGTGAAAAAGAGAGTAGTCAGTATCTCCTCAAAGGAGAGATATCTTTGAAAATTGAAGTGCAAATCTGccaggaagaggagagaagactGCTGGAGGCAGAGAAGAAGCAAGAGCTGGAGAACCAGACATGCCAGGAACTGgaagagcagaggcagagggagTTGGAGGAACAACAGGGACcggagctggagcagcagaagTCTGAGGAACAGGACGAGCAACAGAGACAGGAACTGGAAGAACAGAAGCACCAGGAATGggaaaaacaagagagagagaagctggaGGAACAGAAGCACTGGGTGTGGGATGAACAGCAGAGACAGGAGCTGGAGGAACAGAAGCGTCAGGAACACAGacaagagctgcagcagcactgggaacagGAGGAGCAACAAAGACAAGAGTTGGAGGAGCAGAAATGCCAGGAACAGGAACAACAGAGACAGAAGCTGGAGGAACGGAAGCACTGGGAactggagaagcagaagaggcaAGAGCTAGAGGAGCAAAAACACCAGGAATGGGAAGAGCAAAAGCAcaaggagctggaggagcaacAGAGAAatgagctggaggagcaggagaggCTAGAGCTGGAAGAACTGAGGCAACACGAGACTGAGAAATGGTgtcaggaggaagaggaaagaaatcagCTGGAGGAACAAAAAGAACTAGTGGaacaaaataaggaagaaaaacagagacaaGAGCTAGAAGAGGAAGAGCTTccagaagctgaaataaaactgaagcaagAGAAAGAGGTTGAGGGCCCCAGccaacagaagaaagatgaggaagaaatgcagcatttgaaggaaagagaaaagacagaggaagaCCAACCCCAGCAGCTACcggagaagaaacagaagcaggaagaaCCAAGAAAACATAAACTCACCAAACAAATGCACTTGGAAAGTACAGACATTGTGCAACAAGATGAActgaaacagcaaaaggaaCAAGAGTGGAACAAactggaagagcagaaaatagaCACAGAAGGGCAAAATCTTCATCGGAAGCAACAGGAAAAATCCTTGGAGCAGCAAAATGACAAGAATGAGCTGTGGTCTGGGGGGGCTGATAGGAATCCAGCAAATGACAAGCTCCAGGAGAGACCAAGACCCCAAAAAATCAAACAGCCTGAAAAAGGcaataaaacaacagaagaaatccTGTCCCAGAAACTGAAGAGAGAAGTTGATGCTCAAGAGCAACAGCGAATTGGGGAAGAACTTAGGTGGCAGGAGGTGGATGAAAGACAAACTGCATCCAGACCCTTCACATTTCAAGTGTCTTCTGGAGATAAACAGATCATATTTCAGAAAGTAAATCTGAGTCCAGTCATGCCTGCTAAAGGAGCAGGACTCTCTTCTCCATCCGTCAAGGACAGCAGGATGCACGCCTCCAGCAAGGGCTCTCATACGCTCCCATCATCTGTGTGTGTTCCCCATACAGCCATTCTGGTTactggagcacagctgtgtggcACAGCAGTTAACTTGAACCAGATAAAGGACACAGCTTGTAAATCATTGCTTGGcttaacagaagagaaaaaaaatgtggatatTCCTTCACCGGAGAAAGCCCAGAAAAAATCTCCTGGTCCCAAACCCAGCAgcagtaaaatgaaatacacaCAAGAGGCGTTGGACCAGGCCACGTTAGCTGAGTGGGCCTCTATCCGTTCTAGAATCTTAAAGAATAAGGAAAATGGCAAATACAATGAGAAAGACAGAGTAAATGTCTGCAGACACAGTGATGACTGGACGCCCCGGGGACGAGGTTCTCCTCATGGTAACTTGAGGAAAACCCTATCTGCAAATGCAAAGTTCTCAATAACACCAGCGTGGCAGAAATTTTCAGAAGCTTCCAAAACCAATTCAGGCACTGAGAATATAAGTGCAGCAAAAGGCAATGAAAAAGTGGCTGTGGGAAGAAACATTGGcttgtccactgatgcaaaTGAGGATGCAGTATCCACATTTAAGGATAACTTATCTGAAATGGctaaagagaaaatagaaaccCACAGTGAAATTACAGACAACACAGAAGGTTGTAAATTTGCAAAAGATCTTCCGTCTTTCCTTGTTCCGAGTTTTCCCCGTTCTCCAGGTAAAGAGTTACCCCAACCCGAACTTCCAGGTGCTCTGGAAAATCAGCAGAGTAACAGCACAAAAAAACCAGATAAACCAGCACCAAATGGAGAAGAGAACGTTTCTCCCTTTGGGATAAAGTTACGGAGGACAAACTATTCTTTACGTTTCCATTATGATCAACAGGtggagcagaggaaaaagaaaaggtacaGTGCAGGAGACAGTTTTGATGGTGTGCCTGACCCGCTACTCACAACAGAAGGTGAAAAGGAATCAGCTGTTTTTGCTCCACAAGAGAGTACATCCCCTGGCACAGGGAGAGCGAATGTCCACGGCAGTTTAAAAGACTCAAAAGATTCTTCAGTTATCGTGTTGGAGATTTCACAACCAGTGGGCGCACCACTGCCACCCCCCAGCCAGAGTGCTTTACCTCCTCGTGAGAAACAAGCGTGCAAATCGCTGTTCCCACAGAAACCTGCTTTAGCTCCGAAGCCTGCCAGCCAGACACCTCCATCATCTCCTCTCTCGAAAATGAACCGATCACACCTGGCTGATACGCTGGGGCAGAGGTTTGTTAAGGCTGAATCGGACGGGGGCTGGAGAAAAGATGACAGAGCAGTGCCTCCTGTGGCACTGAACGAGAgcaaaaatgaagaggaagaaatcagaGAGAAGAAGTCATTTTTCCCATCTCTGAGTATTccctggagagaaaaaaatgacaaaaagccTGAGCCATTGAAGAAAG aaaaacCAGTCCTCCAGAGCAGACACTCTTTGGATGGCTCTAAATTGATGGAAAAAGTTGAAACTTCACAACCACTGTGGATCACATTAgcactgcaaaagcagaagggatTTCGTGAGCAGCAAGCTACTAGGGAAGAGAGGAGACAAGCCAGAGAGGCAAAGCAAGCAGAGAAGCTGGCTAAAGAAAAT GCTGCTGTGAGTAATCAATCAGacaataaaagcagcagcagcagcaaaacgAGCGCACTGCAGAAACCTACACCTcaggaaggggagaagaaaatcGAGACGGCTGTGTCAAGACTAGAACGaagggagcagctgaagaagtCTAACACCCTTCCAACTTCTGTGACAG tGGAAATTTCAGATTCTgttccaccaccaccactggcAAAAGAGGTGGCCAAGAGATTCTCCACACCTGATGCAAACCCCGTGTCAACAGAACCAGCCTGGCTCGCACTGGccaagaggaaagcaaaagccTGGAGTGACTGTCCACAGATCATAAAGTAA
- the CRACD gene encoding capping protein-inhibiting regulator of actin dynamics isoform X2: MINLFKKPYKKKAGKFQPFKKLFGKRKKREPVSDCEEAKLKPSHSFGNVCNGTFSSDEEPNTGLRSSHYSMGSRAFSHDSIFIPDGRTESEQAIQAMSQENVLGKVKTLQQQLAKNIKFGQPPQMTISGRTMGEANASVEEDAFLGSLMEIDSQQDTVLSESGNKSADTPDLLRPMNLPGTGQMEEKVTPVKSSRPKRQFSCSGTIETINLDAVPQAVARLDNSAAKHKLSVKPKKQRMSRKHKRLTKGSQSLTITEFEPEDLETELFVDRYPGYNGHVTADKLIQNRDEPKQLQLAEEKRIEDHWGILEAEKIRQIVEMEEQRELEEQRCQELEEQMQKEQERRDSEKESSQYLLKGEISLKIEVQICQEEERRLLEAEKKQELENQTCQELEEQRQRELEEQQGPELEQQKSEEQDEQQRQELEEQKHQEWEKQEREKLEEQKHWVWDEQQRQELEEQKRQEHRQELQQHWEQEEQQRQELEEQKCQEQEQQRQKLEERKHWELEKQKRQELEEQKHQEWEEQKHKELEEQQRNELEEQERLELEELRQHETEKWCQEEEERNQLEEQKELVEQNKEEKQRQELEEEELPEAEIKLKQEKEVEGPSQQKKDEEEMQHLKEREKTEEDQPQQLPEKKQKQEEPRKHKLTKQMHLESTDIVQQDELKQQKEQEWNKLEEQKIDTEGQNLHRKQQEKSLEQQNDKNELWSGGADRNPANDKLQERPRPQKIKQPEKGNKTTEEILSQKLKREVDAQEQQRIGEELRWQEVDERQTASRPFTFQVSSGDKQIIFQKVNLSPVMPAKGAGLSSPSVKDSRMHASSKGSHTLPSSVCVPHTAILVTGAQLCGTAVNLNQIKDTACKSLLGLTEEKKNVDIPSPEKAQKKSPGPKPSSSKMKYTQEALDQATLAEWASIRSRILKNKENGKYNEKDRVNVCRHSDDWTPRGRGSPHGNLRKTLSANAKFSITPAWQKFSEASKTNSGTENISAAKGNEKVAVGRNIGLSTDANEDAVSTFKDNLSEMAKEKIETHSEITDNTEGCKFAKDLPSFLVPSFPRSPGKELPQPELPGALENQQSNSTKKPDKPAPNGEENVSPFGIKLRRTNYSLRFHYDQQVEQRKKKRYSAGDSFDGVPDPLLTTEGEKESAVFAPQESTSPGTGRANVHGSLKDSKDSSVIVLEISQPVGAPLPPPSQSALPPREKQACKSLFPQKPALAPKPASQTPPSSPLSKMNRSHLADTLGQRFVKAESDGGWRKDDRAVPPVALNESKNEEEEIREKKSFFPSLSIPWREKNDKKPEPLKKEKPVLQSRHSLDGSKLMEKVETSQPLWITLALQKQKGFREQQATREERRQAREAKQAEKLAKENAAVSNQSDNKSSSSSKTSALQKPTPQEGEKKIETAVSRLERREQLKKSNTLPTSVTVEISDSVPPPPLAKEVAKRFSTPDANPVSTEPAWLALAKRKAKAWSDCPQIIK; encoded by the exons caacAGTTGGCCAAGAATATAAAATTTGGGCAGCCTCCGCAAATGACAATTTCTGGGAGGACAATGGGGGAGGCAAATGCTAGTGTAGAAGAGGATGCATTTCTTGGTAGCCTCATGGAGATTGACTCTCAACAGGACACGGTGCTCTCAGAGAGTGGTAATAAA TCAGCTGACACTCCAGATCTGTTGAGACCAATGAATTTGCCTGGAACAGGACAGATGGAAGAAAAG GTAACTCCAGTCAAGTCATCTCGGCCAAAAAGACAATTTTCCTGTTCCGGCACAATTGAAACAATCAATCTGGATGCAGTTCCCCAGGCTGTTGCTCGTCTAGACAACAGTGCAGCTAAACACAAGCTGTCCGTAAAGCCAAAAAAGCAGAGGATGTCCAGAAAGCACAAGAGATTAACAAAG GGATCACAAAGCTTAACGATAACAGAATTTGAGCCAGAGGATCTAGAGACTGAGCTGTTTGTAGACAGATACCCAGGTTATAATGGACACGTCACTGCAGACAAGCTAATCCAGAACAGAGATGagccaaagcagctgcagctggcagaggagaaaagaattGAAGATCACTGGGGGATCCTTGAAGCCGAAAAGATAAGGCAGATTGTAGAAATGGAAGAACAAAGAGAACTGGAAGAACAAAGGTGCcaagagctggaggagcagatgCAAAAAGAGCAAGAGAGAAGGGACAGTGAAAAAGAGAGTAGTCAGTATCTCCTCAAAGGAGAGATATCTTTGAAAATTGAAGTGCAAATCTGccaggaagaggagagaagactGCTGGAGGCAGAGAAGAAGCAAGAGCTGGAGAACCAGACATGCCAGGAACTGgaagagcagaggcagagggagTTGGAGGAACAACAGGGACcggagctggagcagcagaagTCTGAGGAACAGGACGAGCAACAGAGACAGGAACTGGAAGAACAGAAGCACCAGGAATGggaaaaacaagagagagagaagctggaGGAACAGAAGCACTGGGTGTGGGATGAACAGCAGAGACAGGAGCTGGAGGAACAGAAGCGTCAGGAACACAGacaagagctgcagcagcactgggaacagGAGGAGCAACAAAGACAAGAGTTGGAGGAGCAGAAATGCCAGGAACAGGAACAACAGAGACAGAAGCTGGAGGAACGGAAGCACTGGGAactggagaagcagaagaggcaAGAGCTAGAGGAGCAAAAACACCAGGAATGGGAAGAGCAAAAGCAcaaggagctggaggagcaacAGAGAAatgagctggaggagcaggagaggCTAGAGCTGGAAGAACTGAGGCAACACGAGACTGAGAAATGGTgtcaggaggaagaggaaagaaatcagCTGGAGGAACAAAAAGAACTAGTGGaacaaaataaggaagaaaaacagagacaaGAGCTAGAAGAGGAAGAGCTTccagaagctgaaataaaactgaagcaagAGAAAGAGGTTGAGGGCCCCAGccaacagaagaaagatgaggaagaaatgcagcatttgaaggaaagagaaaagacagaggaagaCCAACCCCAGCAGCTACcggagaagaaacagaagcaggaagaaCCAAGAAAACATAAACTCACCAAACAAATGCACTTGGAAAGTACAGACATTGTGCAACAAGATGAActgaaacagcaaaaggaaCAAGAGTGGAACAAactggaagagcagaaaatagaCACAGAAGGGCAAAATCTTCATCGGAAGCAACAGGAAAAATCCTTGGAGCAGCAAAATGACAAGAATGAGCTGTGGTCTGGGGGGGCTGATAGGAATCCAGCAAATGACAAGCTCCAGGAGAGACCAAGACCCCAAAAAATCAAACAGCCTGAAAAAGGcaataaaacaacagaagaaatccTGTCCCAGAAACTGAAGAGAGAAGTTGATGCTCAAGAGCAACAGCGAATTGGGGAAGAACTTAGGTGGCAGGAGGTGGATGAAAGACAAACTGCATCCAGACCCTTCACATTTCAAGTGTCTTCTGGAGATAAACAGATCATATTTCAGAAAGTAAATCTGAGTCCAGTCATGCCTGCTAAAGGAGCAGGACTCTCTTCTCCATCCGTCAAGGACAGCAGGATGCACGCCTCCAGCAAGGGCTCTCATACGCTCCCATCATCTGTGTGTGTTCCCCATACAGCCATTCTGGTTactggagcacagctgtgtggcACAGCAGTTAACTTGAACCAGATAAAGGACACAGCTTGTAAATCATTGCTTGGcttaacagaagagaaaaaaaatgtggatatTCCTTCACCGGAGAAAGCCCAGAAAAAATCTCCTGGTCCCAAACCCAGCAgcagtaaaatgaaatacacaCAAGAGGCGTTGGACCAGGCCACGTTAGCTGAGTGGGCCTCTATCCGTTCTAGAATCTTAAAGAATAAGGAAAATGGCAAATACAATGAGAAAGACAGAGTAAATGTCTGCAGACACAGTGATGACTGGACGCCCCGGGGACGAGGTTCTCCTCATGGTAACTTGAGGAAAACCCTATCTGCAAATGCAAAGTTCTCAATAACACCAGCGTGGCAGAAATTTTCAGAAGCTTCCAAAACCAATTCAGGCACTGAGAATATAAGTGCAGCAAAAGGCAATGAAAAAGTGGCTGTGGGAAGAAACATTGGcttgtccactgatgcaaaTGAGGATGCAGTATCCACATTTAAGGATAACTTATCTGAAATGGctaaagagaaaatagaaaccCACAGTGAAATTACAGACAACACAGAAGGTTGTAAATTTGCAAAAGATCTTCCGTCTTTCCTTGTTCCGAGTTTTCCCCGTTCTCCAGGTAAAGAGTTACCCCAACCCGAACTTCCAGGTGCTCTGGAAAATCAGCAGAGTAACAGCACAAAAAAACCAGATAAACCAGCACCAAATGGAGAAGAGAACGTTTCTCCCTTTGGGATAAAGTTACGGAGGACAAACTATTCTTTACGTTTCCATTATGATCAACAGGtggagcagaggaaaaagaaaaggtacaGTGCAGGAGACAGTTTTGATGGTGTGCCTGACCCGCTACTCACAACAGAAGGTGAAAAGGAATCAGCTGTTTTTGCTCCACAAGAGAGTACATCCCCTGGCACAGGGAGAGCGAATGTCCACGGCAGTTTAAAAGACTCAAAAGATTCTTCAGTTATCGTGTTGGAGATTTCACAACCAGTGGGCGCACCACTGCCACCCCCCAGCCAGAGTGCTTTACCTCCTCGTGAGAAACAAGCGTGCAAATCGCTGTTCCCACAGAAACCTGCTTTAGCTCCGAAGCCTGCCAGCCAGACACCTCCATCATCTCCTCTCTCGAAAATGAACCGATCACACCTGGCTGATACGCTGGGGCAGAGGTTTGTTAAGGCTGAATCGGACGGGGGCTGGAGAAAAGATGACAGAGCAGTGCCTCCTGTGGCACTGAACGAGAgcaaaaatgaagaggaagaaatcagaGAGAAGAAGTCATTTTTCCCATCTCTGAGTATTccctggagagaaaaaaatgacaaaaagccTGAGCCATTGAAGAAAG aaaaacCAGTCCTCCAGAGCAGACACTCTTTGGATGGCTCTAAATTGATGGAAAAAGTTGAAACTTCACAACCACTGTGGATCACATTAgcactgcaaaagcagaagggatTTCGTGAGCAGCAAGCTACTAGGGAAGAGAGGAGACAAGCCAGAGAGGCAAAGCAAGCAGAGAAGCTGGCTAAAGAAAAT GCTGCTGTGAGTAATCAATCAGacaataaaagcagcagcagcagcaaaacgAGCGCACTGCAGAAACCTACACCTcaggaaggggagaagaaaatcGAGACGGCTGTGTCAAGACTAGAACGaagggagcagctgaagaagtCTAACACCCTTCCAACTTCTGTGACAG tGGAAATTTCAGATTCTgttccaccaccaccactggcAAAAGAGGTGGCCAAGAGATTCTCCACACCTGATGCAAACCCCGTGTCAACAGAACCAGCCTGGCTCGCACTGGccaagaggaaagcaaaagccTGGAGTGACTGTCCACAGATCATAAAGTAA